The proteins below come from a single Solanum stenotomum isolate F172 unplaced genomic scaffold, ASM1918654v1 scaffold13383, whole genome shotgun sequence genomic window:
- the LOC125850057 gene encoding 40S ribosomal protein S13: MGRMHSRGKGISASALPYKRTPPSWLKISAPDVEDNICKFAKKGLTPSQIGVILRDSHGIAQVKSVTGSKILRILKAHGLAPEIPEDLYHLIKKAVAIRKHLERNRKDKDSKFRLILVESRIHRLARYYKKTKKLPPVWKYESTTASTLVA, from the exons ATGGGTCGTATGCACAGTCGAGG GAAGGGTATTTCAGCTTCAGCTCTTCCATACAAGAGGACTCCACCAAGTTGGCTGAAAATCTCTGCTCCTGAT GTTGAGGATAACATCTGCAAGTTTGCCAAAAAAGGTTTGACACCTTCTCAAATTGGTGTTATTCTTCGTGATTCTCATGGGATTGCTCAGGTGAAGAGTGTCACTGGTAGCAAGATTCTCAGAATTTTGAAGGCTCATG GACTTGCTCCCGAGATTCCCGAGGATCTCTACCACCTTATCAAGAAAGCAGTGGCAATCAGGAAGCATCTTGAGAGGAACAGGAAAGACAAGGACTCCAAGTTTAGATTGATTCTTGTTGAGAGTAGGATTCATCGACTTGCTCGCTACtacaagaaaacaaagaagCTTCCACCAGTCTGGAAGTA CGAGTCTACCACCGCGAGTACTCTTGTGGCTTAG